In Streptococcus dysgalactiae subsp. dysgalactiae, the following are encoded in one genomic region:
- a CDS encoding thioredoxin family protein, with translation MIVPSTYEELVGLIENEGKLVLFFTADWCPDCQFIYPVMPDIEAEHTNMTFVRVNRDQFMEVAQKWDIFGIPSFVVIEKGQEVGRLVNKMRKTKAEITHFLAAYD, from the coding sequence ATGATTGTGCCAAGCACTTATGAGGAACTAGTAGGATTGATTGAAAATGAAGGTAAACTGGTTTTGTTTTTCACAGCTGATTGGTGTCCAGATTGCCAATTTATCTATCCTGTGATGCCAGATATTGAGGCAGAACATACCAATATGACCTTTGTGCGCGTTAACCGAGACCAGTTTATGGAAGTGGCACAAAAGTGGGATATTTTTGGTATTCCTAGTTTTGTCGTGATTGAAAAAGGTCAGGAAGTAGGGCGTCTGGTTAACAAAATGAGAAAAACCAAGGCTGAGATTACTCATTTTTTAGCGGCTTACGATTAA
- the comGG gene encoding competence type IV pilus minor pilin ComGG yields MFMACVFMLVLQVYLYQISYCHKEYQAQTAYVRARLMAEMVYQTQNQDVERVVFEGGVVTSRFNKNQHVMTVTLGRKKHYQFYYPRNTKQPSKENASRGILLSDGTLSP; encoded by the coding sequence ATGTTTATGGCTTGTGTTTTTATGTTGGTTTTGCAGGTCTATCTTTATCAAATCTCTTATTGTCATAAAGAATACCAAGCTCAGACAGCCTATGTGAGAGCAAGGTTAATGGCAGAAATGGTTTATCAGACGCAAAATCAAGACGTTGAGCGCGTTGTCTTTGAAGGAGGAGTGGTTACGTCACGTTTTAATAAGAATCAACACGTAATGACTGTCACTCTTGGTCGAAAAAAGCACTACCAATTTTACTACCCGAGAAATACTAAACAGCCATCCAAGGAGAATGCGAGTCGAGGCATCCTATTATCAGACGGGACTCTTTCTCCATAA
- the comGB gene encoding competence type IV pilus assembly protein ComGB: MTFLQRDISVRSKQGSKKLSSKERYKLIQLLANLLLTGFNLTEIIAFLTKSHLIPEPYVLRMEEALLKGRGLADMLAGIGFSDAILTQISLADGHGNIETTLVNIQGYLNQMAKLKRKTIEVVTYPIILLVFLFVMMLGLRHYVMPHLEAQNQLTIFLTHFPAIFFGIILFIGVLLGGIWLHWRSQSHLKLFTHLSAYPVLGKLLQQYLTAYYAREWGTLIGQGLELPVILDIMTMEKSLFMQELAEDIRVSLLAGQAFHDKVATYPFFKKELSLMITYGEIKSKLGSELEIYAQESWAQFFSQLHQATQFIQPIIFLVIALTIVMIYAAILLPIYQNMGGVL; encoded by the coding sequence ATGACCTTCTTGCAGCGGGACATCTCAGTCCGAAGCAAGCAAGGATCGAAAAAATTATCCAGTAAGGAACGATACAAACTAATTCAGCTATTAGCTAACCTTTTGTTAACAGGATTTAACCTGACGGAGATAATAGCTTTCTTAACAAAAAGTCATCTGATTCCCGAGCCCTATGTTCTTCGTATGGAAGAAGCACTCTTAAAAGGTCGAGGGCTGGCAGATATGTTAGCTGGGATAGGTTTTTCGGATGCTATTTTAACTCAAATTAGTTTAGCAGATGGTCACGGGAACATTGAGACGACGCTTGTTAATATTCAGGGCTATCTCAACCAAATGGCTAAACTTAAACGAAAAACCATTGAAGTCGTCACCTATCCGATTATTCTTCTGGTATTTCTTTTTGTAATGATGTTAGGGTTAAGGCATTATGTTATGCCTCACTTAGAAGCTCAAAATCAGCTTACTATTTTTCTCACTCATTTTCCAGCTATTTTCTTTGGTATTATCCTTTTTATCGGTGTACTGTTAGGAGGAATTTGGCTGCATTGGCGATCGCAAAGTCACCTCAAGCTTTTTACTCACCTCAGTGCTTATCCTGTTTTAGGGAAACTCTTACAACAGTATCTGACGGCTTATTATGCTAGAGAATGGGGAACATTGATTGGACAGGGACTTGAATTACCAGTCATTCTGGATATTATGACCATGGAGAAATCTTTATTTATGCAAGAATTGGCTGAAGATATTCGAGTTAGTTTACTGGCAGGACAAGCTTTTCATGATAAGGTAGCTACCTATCCTTTCTTTAAAAAAGAGTTAAGTTTGATGATTACTTATGGAGAGATTAAATCCAAGTTAGGAAGTGAACTAGAGATTTATGCTCAAGAGAGTTGGGCTCAGTTTTTTAGCCAACTTCATCAAGCAACTCAGTTTATTCAACCGATTATCTTTTTAGTGATTGCTCTGACGATTGTCATGATTTATGCAGCAATTTTATTACCAATTTATCAAAATATGGGAGGCGTTTTATAA
- the comGD gene encoding competence type IV pilus minor pilin ComGD, with translation MKSPVLNLKAYTLLESLLTLSVTSFIVLGLSVPVTSSYRRVQEQLFFTRFEHFYRHQQKLAILEHDQRVLTISSKQMLAAEEWLTIPESIRVKNSQQLVIDQMGGNHSLAKIIFETTDQRVTYQFYLGSGNYQKTSQSLHRS, from the coding sequence ATGAAAAGTCCAGTCTTAAACCTTAAAGCTTATACGCTGCTTGAAAGCTTATTAACGCTATCAGTAACAAGTTTTATTGTCTTGGGGTTATCTGTGCCTGTGACAAGTAGTTATCGAAGGGTTCAGGAACAGCTTTTTTTCACTCGTTTTGAGCACTTTTATCGTCACCAACAAAAGTTGGCTATTTTGGAACATGATCAACGAGTTTTGACAATTTCTTCGAAACAAATGCTAGCGGCAGAGGAGTGGTTAACAATACCTGAGTCGATAAGGGTTAAGAATAGTCAGCAATTGGTTATTGATCAAATGGGAGGAAATCATTCTTTAGCAAAGATAATATTCGAGACGACTGATCAACGGGTAACTTATCAATTTTATCTAGGGAGTGGAAATTATCAAAAAACAAGTCAAAGCTTACATCGCTCTTGA
- a CDS encoding single-stranded DNA-binding protein, with protein MYNKVIMIGRLVAKPELVKTATDKHVARLSLAVNRRFKNASGEREADFISVVVWGKLAETLVSYASKGSLMSIDGELRTRKYDKDGQVHYVTEVLCQSFQLLESRAQRAMRENNVANDLVDLVLEEEELPF; from the coding sequence ATGTATAATAAAGTGATTATGATCGGTCGTTTGGTGGCTAAACCAGAATTGGTAAAAACAGCTACCGATAAGCATGTAGCACGTCTCTCTTTGGCTGTTAATCGAAGATTTAAAAATGCTTCAGGAGAGCGAGAAGCAGATTTTATTTCTGTTGTTGTTTGGGGAAAGTTAGCAGAAACCTTAGTTTCTTATGCTAGCAAAGGTAGTTTGATGTCTATTGACGGTGAACTTAGAACCCGCAAATATGATAAAGATGGGCAAGTGCATTATGTGACAGAAGTGCTATGCCAGTCTTTTCAGTTATTAGAAAGTCGTGCTCAGCGTGCGATGCGAGAAAATAATGTCGCCAATGACTTGGTAGATCTGGTTCTAGAAGAGGAGGAGTTGCCTTTTTAA
- a CDS encoding acetate kinase, with protein MSKTIAINAGSSSLKWQLYQMPEEEVLAQGIIERIGLKDSISTVKYDGKKEEQILDIHDHTEAVKILLNDLIHFGIIAAYDEITGVGHRIVAGGEYFKESVVVDDTVVEQVEELSALAPLHNPGAAAGIRAFRDILPDITSVCVFDTSFHTSMAKHTYLYPIPQKYYTDYKVRKYGAHGTSHKYVAEEAAKMLGRPLEELKLITAHIGNGVSITANYHGKSVDTSMGFTPLAGPMMGTRSGDIDPAIIPYLIEQDPELKDAADVVNMLNKKSGLGGVSGISSDMRDIEAGLQENNPDAVLAYNIFIDRIKKFIGQYFAVLNGADALVFTAGMGENAPLMRQDVIGGLTWFGMDIDPEKNVFGYRGDISTPESKVKVLVISTDEELCIARDVERLKNTK; from the coding sequence ATGTCAAAGACAATTGCAATTAATGCAGGTAGTTCTAGTTTAAAATGGCAACTTTATCAGATGCCAGAAGAAGAAGTGTTAGCACAAGGAATCATTGAGCGTATTGGTCTCAAAGACTCTATCTCAACTGTTAAGTACGATGGTAAAAAAGAAGAGCAAATTCTTGATATTCACGATCATACCGAAGCCGTTAAAATCTTGTTGAATGATTTGATTCATTTTGGTATTATCGCTGCTTATGATGAAATTACAGGTGTTGGTCACCGCATCGTCGCAGGTGGTGAATATTTTAAAGAATCAGTTGTTGTCGACGATACTGTTGTCGAACAAGTTGAAGAATTATCAGCCTTAGCTCCACTTCACAATCCTGGAGCGGCGGCAGGGATTCGTGCCTTCCGTGATATTTTGCCAGATATTACCAGTGTTTGTGTGTTTGACACATCATTCCACACCAGCATGGCAAAACATACTTACCTTTACCCAATCCCTCAAAAATATTATACGGATTATAAAGTTCGTAAATATGGAGCTCATGGGACAAGTCATAAATATGTGGCAGAAGAAGCTGCAAAAATGCTTGGTCGTCCATTAGAAGAATTAAAACTAATTACTGCTCATATTGGAAATGGTGTCTCAATTACAGCTAATTACCACGGTAAATCAGTTGATACCTCAATGGGATTCACTCCATTAGCTGGTCCTATGATGGGAACACGTTCTGGTGACATTGACCCAGCTATCATTCCTTATTTAATTGAGCAAGACCCAGAGTTAAAAGACGCTGCTGACGTTGTTAATATGTTAAACAAAAAATCAGGTCTTGGAGGAGTATCAGGTATTTCCAGCGATATGCGTGATATCGAGGCTGGCCTACAAGAAAACAATCCAGATGCTGTTTTAGCTTACAATATTTTCATTGATCGCATTAAAAAATTCATCGGTCAATACTTTGCTGTTTTGAATGGGGCAGATGCTTTGGTCTTTACAGCTGGTATGGGTGAGAATGCACCGTTGATGCGTCAAGATGTTATTGGTGGCTTAACGTGGTTCGGAATGGACATTGATCCTGAGAAAAATGTTTTCGGATACCGTGGTGACATTTCAACTCCTGAGTCAAAAGTGAAGGTGCTTGTTATCTCCACAGACGAAGAATTGTGTATTGCGCGTGACGTTGAACGTTTAAAAAATACAAAATAA
- a CDS encoding class I SAM-dependent methyltransferase, whose amino-acid sequence MNFEKIEEAYQLLLENSQLIENDLKTHIYDAIVEQNSFYLGAEGASPQVAQNINKLKALHLTKEEWRRAYQFIFIKAAQTEQLQANHQFTPDAIGFILLYLLEQLSDKDSLEVLEIGSGTGNLAQTLLNNTSKKLDYVGIELDDLLIDLSASIAEVMDSSARFIQEDAVRPQLLKESDVVISDLPVGYYPNDDIAKRYKVASSEEHTYAHHLLMEQSLKYLKKDGFAIFLAPVNLLTSSQSQLLKNWLTGYAQVVALITLPDSIFGHPSNAKSIIVLQKQTDHPTETFVYPIRDLKLAENIHDFMQNFKKWKQDNVN is encoded by the coding sequence ATGAATTTTGAAAAAATTGAAGAAGCCTATCAGTTACTTTTAGAGAATAGTCAACTGATTGAAAACGATCTAAAAACACATATTTATGATGCCATCGTTGAGCAAAACTCTTTTTATTTAGGTGCTGAGGGAGCTAGTCCTCAAGTTGCCCAGAACATTAACAAACTGAAAGCCTTACACCTGACTAAAGAAGAATGGCGTAGAGCTTACCAGTTTATTTTTATTAAGGCAGCTCAGACTGAGCAGCTCCAAGCAAACCATCAGTTCACGCCAGATGCTATTGGTTTCATTCTGCTGTATCTTTTGGAACAATTGAGTGACAAAGATAGCCTAGAAGTCCTTGAAATTGGCAGTGGTACGGGAAATCTAGCACAAACTCTCCTCAATAATACGAGTAAGAAACTTGATTATGTAGGGATTGAACTTGATGACCTCTTAATTGATTTATCAGCAAGTATTGCTGAAGTAATGGACTCTTCAGCTCGTTTTATTCAAGAAGATGCGGTAAGACCGCAATTGTTAAAAGAAAGCGACGTTGTTATCAGTGACTTGCCAGTGGGTTATTATCCTAATGATGACATTGCTAAGCGCTATAAGGTAGCTAGTTCTGAGGAACACACCTATGCTCATCATTTACTCATGGAACAATCTTTAAAGTATTTGAAAAAAGATGGTTTTGCCATTTTCTTGGCACCTGTCAATTTGTTAACAAGCTCTCAGAGCCAATTGTTGAAAAATTGGTTAACTGGCTATGCCCAGGTAGTGGCCTTGATTACTCTACCAGATTCTATATTTGGTCATCCCTCAAATGCTAAGTCCATTATTGTCTTGCAAAAGCAGACAGACCATCCGACGGAAACCTTTGTTTATCCTATTCGAGACTTGAAACTTGCAGAGAATATTCATGACTTTATGCAAAATTTCAAAAAATGGAAACAGGATAATGTCAATTAA
- a CDS encoding helix-turn-helix transcriptional regulator: MDNRIQELRKARHISQAELADAMSVTRQTIISLEKGRYNASLELAYKLAIFFQLSIEEIFLFDQEESD, translated from the coding sequence ATGGATAATCGTATTCAGGAACTCCGTAAAGCTAGACATATTAGCCAAGCAGAACTAGCGGATGCTATGAGTGTGACAAGGCAGACGATTATTTCTTTGGAAAAAGGTAGATATAATGCTTCTCTTGAGTTAGCTTATAAACTTGCTATTTTTTTTCAACTAAGCATAGAAGAAATTTTCTTGTTTGATCAAGAAGAGAGTGATTAG
- the comGE gene encoding competence type IV pilus minor pilin ComGE, whose amino-acid sequence MEIIKKQVKAYIALESVMATGLLVAIVILVLTSLKQSQTRLTYYRSQQEKLNLALMAVQTGQASLNMNDCRLTVSRTEKTLIVRDQEGEVIRIEKKDR is encoded by the coding sequence GTGGAAATTATCAAAAAACAAGTCAAAGCTTACATCGCTCTTGAGAGTGTCATGGCAACAGGCCTCCTCGTGGCTATTGTCATACTGGTTCTAACAAGTTTGAAGCAAAGTCAGACAAGGTTGACATATTATCGCAGCCAACAAGAAAAGCTCAACCTAGCTCTGATGGCGGTACAAACTGGTCAAGCATCTCTCAATATGAATGATTGTCGTCTGACGGTTTCACGCACAGAAAAAACACTTATCGTTAGGGATCAGGAAGGAGAGGTTATTAGAATTGAAAAAAAGGACAGGTAG
- a CDS encoding CPBP family intramembrane glutamic endopeptidase — protein sequence MIVLEQLLTLWIRKGQPFGQVLIITGILLLIATVVFYFGKKLGLLGNKRVSEDEYRWLWIGLGLVSLFAVQIIGKMILVIEKGQQANTVNQSAILGVGMHPILLVTLVGLVAPIVEEIVFRGLLYDKSFGPSYIGLMFSSFMFGLIHVPTDFGSWIIYVGMGLILGLVYRKTQKLEHVMLIHFLNNGIALILITFVTKMIS from the coding sequence GTGATAGTATTGGAACAGCTGCTAACCTTATGGATTAGGAAAGGACAGCCTTTTGGACAGGTTCTCATCATCACAGGTATTTTGTTACTAATCGCAACAGTTGTTTTTTATTTTGGGAAAAAGCTTGGTTTGTTAGGCAATAAAAGGGTTTCTGAGGATGAGTATCGTTGGCTATGGATTGGGTTAGGACTTGTTTCCTTATTTGCTGTTCAGATTATCGGTAAAATGATTTTAGTCATTGAGAAAGGCCAACAGGCTAATACAGTGAATCAATCGGCGATTCTTGGGGTGGGAATGCATCCGATTCTTCTGGTAACTTTGGTAGGACTTGTGGCTCCTATTGTTGAGGAAATTGTTTTTCGTGGTTTACTATATGATAAATCATTTGGACCTTCCTATATAGGTCTGATGTTTAGCAGTTTCATGTTTGGTCTTATTCATGTGCCCACTGATTTTGGAAGCTGGATTATTTATGTTGGTATGGGGCTTATTTTGGGGCTTGTGTATCGAAAAACACAAAAATTAGAACACGTCATGTTGATTCACTTTTTGAATAACGGCATAGCCCTGATATTGATTACTTTTGTGACAAAGATGATTTCTTAA
- a CDS encoding DUF4651 domain-containing protein, with amino-acid sequence MNKKQTGIISGLLGAGLVLGLGLMINDYYQEKERQHITRDLRAFFSNLGHIDVLYVTPKLPRVAQVSGGVVMADGRHYTYTYDRGQISVEEERI; translated from the coding sequence ATGAACAAAAAGCAAACAGGTATCATTTCAGGCCTCTTGGGGGCAGGGCTTGTCCTAGGTCTTGGATTAATGATAAATGACTATTATCAAGAAAAAGAACGTCAGCACATCACAAGGGACTTGCGTGCCTTTTTTTCAAACTTGGGACACATTGACGTTTTATATGTAACCCCTAAATTGCCTAGAGTAGCTCAGGTTTCAGGTGGCGTGGTCATGGCAGATGGTAGACACTACACGTACACTTATGATAGAGGACAGATTAGCGTTGAGGAGGAACGAATATGA
- the pepA gene encoding glutamyl aminopeptidase, giving the protein MTDLFSKIKEVTELDGIAGYEHSVRDYLRTKITPLVDRVETDGLGGIFGIRDSKADQAPRILVAAHMDEVGFMVSDIKADGTLRVVGIGGWNPLVVSSQRFTLYTRTGQAIPLISGSVPPHFLRGANGSASLPNIEDIVFDGGFTDKAEAESFGITPGDIIVPQSETILTANQKNIISKAWDNRYGVLMVTEMLEALKRQDLNNTLIAGANVQEEVGLRGAHVSTTKFDPELFFAVDCSPAGDIYGNPGTIGEGTLLRFYDPGHVMLKDMRDFLLTTAEEAGVSFQYYCGKGGTDAGAAHLQNSGVPSTTIGVCARYIHSHQTLYAMDDFVEAQTFLQAIVKKLDRSTVDLIKRY; this is encoded by the coding sequence ATGACAGACTTATTTTCAAAAATCAAAGAAGTGACAGAATTAGATGGCATTGCCGGCTATGAGCACAGTGTCCGCGATTATCTCCGTACAAAAATAACCCCACTGGTTGACCGTGTTGAAACAGATGGCCTCGGGGGCATTTTTGGTATTAGAGATAGTAAAGCTGACCAAGCACCCCGTATTTTAGTGGCTGCTCATATGGATGAAGTCGGGTTTATGGTGAGTGACATCAAAGCTGACGGCACACTGCGCGTGGTTGGTATCGGTGGCTGGAACCCACTTGTTGTCAGTTCACAACGGTTTACTCTCTACACCCGTACTGGACAGGCTATCCCACTGATCTCAGGATCAGTACCTCCTCATTTTTTACGTGGGGCAAATGGCTCTGCTAGTCTACCAAATATCGAAGATATTGTGTTTGATGGTGGTTTTACAGATAAGGCAGAAGCTGAAAGCTTTGGTATTACACCGGGAGATATCATCGTCCCTCAATCTGAAACTATCCTAACAGCTAATCAAAAAAACATCATTTCAAAAGCTTGGGATAATCGCTATGGCGTCCTCATGGTAACAGAAATGCTTGAAGCTCTAAAAAGACAAGACCTTAACAATACCCTCATTGCAGGAGCAAATGTTCAGGAAGAAGTTGGCCTGCGCGGAGCCCACGTGTCAACCACCAAGTTCGACCCTGAATTATTCTTTGCGGTGGATTGCTCCCCTGCTGGCGATATTTATGGCAATCCTGGAACAATCGGAGAGGGCACCTTATTGCGCTTTTACGACCCAGGCCATGTCATGCTCAAGGATATGCGTGACTTCTTACTCACAACGGCTGAGGAAGCCGGCGTAAGTTTCCAATACTATTGTGGTAAAGGTGGTACCGACGCAGGAGCAGCACATCTTCAAAATAGTGGCGTTCCATCTACTACCATCGGGGTCTGTGCACGTTACATTCACTCTCACCAAACCCTCTACGCTATGGATGATTTCGTAGAAGCACAAACCTTCTTACAAGCCATTGTCAAAAAACTTGATCGCTCAACCGTTGACTTAATCAAACGTTATTAA
- a CDS encoding class I SAM-dependent methyltransferase has protein sequence MTANLEAYKDMLQQPWSRLMYDIIFAQLGHHQNQHVLDFGAGFCLTAEHLAANNQVIAIEPNSDLLFAHTQDTITKINGSLESLHHYADNTFDLIICHNVLEYISPEDHPVYLKEFERILKQGGTLSLIKHNHVGKVLHSVVFENDCQKAMQLLNGDAFESLSFSDGQTFSIEDLLSKTQLPLQHYYGIRTVYELQPNAFKTTEGWRENLLEMELAICDLKPYKDIAFLQHLILKKNKTSFN, from the coding sequence ATGACTGCTAATCTTGAAGCTTATAAAGACATGTTACAACAACCATGGAGTCGGTTAATGTACGATATTATTTTTGCGCAACTAGGCCATCATCAGAATCAGCACGTATTGGACTTTGGAGCAGGTTTTTGTCTGACTGCCGAACATCTAGCTGCCAACAATCAGGTCATCGCTATTGAACCAAATTCTGATTTACTTTTTGCACATACCCAGGACACTATTACTAAAATAAACGGTTCTCTTGAAAGTCTTCACCACTATGCTGATAACACCTTCGATCTGATTATTTGCCATAATGTCCTAGAATATATTAGCCCCGAAGACCATCCTGTTTACCTAAAGGAATTTGAACGCATCTTAAAACAAGGTGGAACATTGTCCCTGATTAAGCACAATCACGTTGGAAAGGTTCTTCATTCTGTTGTCTTTGAAAATGACTGCCAAAAAGCCATGCAGTTGCTAAATGGAGATGCTTTTGAAAGTCTATCTTTTTCTGATGGACAAACCTTTAGCATTGAAGACCTCTTGTCAAAAACACAACTACCCCTGCAGCATTACTACGGCATCAGAACCGTCTACGAATTGCAACCAAATGCTTTTAAAACGACTGAAGGATGGCGAGAAAACTTGCTTGAGATGGAATTGGCTATTTGTGACCTAAAACCCTATAAAGACATTGCTTTTTTACAACACTTAATCCTAAAAAAGAACAAAACTAGCTTTAACTAA
- the comGF gene encoding competence type IV pilus minor pilin ComGF, protein MKKRTGRVQAFTFLEALIALLVISGSLLVYQGLTKTLLSHSRYLTNHDQDHWLLFSQQLREELSGVRFHKVENNKLYIEKGKKKLVLGQFKSHDFRKSAGNGQGYQPMLFGLSHSHIQAEQSRIRITLHWKSGLERTFYYAFQDQP, encoded by the coding sequence TTGAAAAAAAGGACAGGTAGGGTCCAAGCATTTACTTTTTTAGAGGCTTTGATTGCCTTGCTGGTGATATCAGGTTCTCTTCTAGTGTATCAAGGGTTGACCAAAACACTCCTTAGCCACAGTCGCTACCTTACCAACCATGATCAAGACCATTGGCTTTTATTCTCCCAGCAGCTACGAGAAGAGTTAAGTGGAGTGCGATTTCACAAAGTAGAAAACAATAAATTATATATTGAAAAAGGCAAGAAAAAACTAGTTTTAGGACAATTTAAAAGCCATGACTTTCGAAAATCGGCAGGCAATGGACAAGGTTATCAACCCATGCTGTTTGGTCTGTCTCATAGTCATATACAAGCAGAACAGTCTCGTATTCGTATTACCCTTCACTGGAAAAGTGGACTAGAAAGGACCTTCTACTATGCGTTTCAAGACCAACCTTAA
- the proC gene encoding pyrroline-5-carboxylate reductase, which yields MKIGIIGVGKMASAMITGLKKTPHELIISGSSLERSREIAEQLSLSYASSHQELIDQVDLVILGIKPQLFNAVLHPLHFRQPIISMAAGISLQDLATLVGEDLPLLRIMPNMNAQILQSSTALTGNALVSKELQASVQELTDSFGSTFIIDEKDFDTFTALAGSSPAYIYLFIEALAKAGVNNGLPKPKALDIITQTVLASANNLLASQQSPNDFIDAICSPGGTTIAGLMELERLGLTATVSSAIDKTIDKAKHLQK from the coding sequence ATGAAAATTGGCATTATTGGTGTTGGCAAAATGGCTAGCGCTATGATTACAGGCTTAAAAAAAACACCACATGAACTGATCATCTCTGGATCTTCCTTGGAACGGTCTAGAGAGATTGCAGAGCAGTTATCACTTAGTTACGCTTCATCTCATCAAGAGCTTATTGATCAAGTAGATCTCGTTATTTTAGGCATTAAACCTCAGCTGTTTAACGCTGTTCTCCACCCACTCCATTTTAGACAGCCTATTATCTCTATGGCCGCTGGTATTTCGCTCCAAGACCTAGCAACCTTAGTAGGGGAAGACCTCCCTTTACTACGTATTATGCCAAACATGAATGCTCAAATTCTCCAAAGTAGCACTGCCCTTACTGGAAATGCTTTGGTCTCCAAGGAATTACAAGCAAGCGTGCAGGAGCTAACCGATAGTTTTGGCAGCACTTTTATCATTGACGAAAAAGACTTTGATACCTTTACTGCTCTAGCAGGATCAAGCCCAGCTTACATTTACCTCTTTATTGAGGCCTTGGCCAAAGCCGGGGTTAACAATGGTCTTCCTAAACCAAAAGCTCTTGACATTATTACCCAGACTGTTTTGGCGAGCGCCAATAACCTTTTGGCCAGTCAACAAAGTCCTAATGACTTTATTGACGCCATCTGCAGTCCTGGAGGAACGACTATTGCTGGGCTGATGGAATTAGAACGCCTCGGCCTCACAGCCACTGTCAGCTCTGCCATTGACAAAACCATTGATAAGGCTAAACATTTACAAAAATAG
- the comGC gene encoding competence type IV pilus major pilin ComGC, with protein MKNQWKPLRQYQLQAFTLLEMLLVILVISVLMLLFVPNLSKQKDRVTETGNAAVVKLVENQAELYELSQGSKPSLQQLKNDGSITDKQVKAYTDYYEKHTNEKSSLKP; from the coding sequence ATGAAAAACCAATGGAAACCATTACGGCAATACCAACTACAAGCTTTCACACTTCTAGAAATGTTGCTGGTGATTTTAGTCATCAGTGTCTTAATGCTCTTATTTGTACCTAATTTAAGCAAACAAAAAGATAGGGTTACCGAAACAGGAAATGCTGCTGTTGTCAAATTAGTGGAGAATCAAGCAGAGTTGTATGAATTATCGCAAGGATCAAAACCAAGTTTACAACAGTTGAAGAACGATGGCAGTATTACAGATAAACAGGTAAAAGCTTACACAGACTATTACGAAAAACATACCAATGAAAAGTCCAGTCTTAAACCTTAA
- the ytpR gene encoding YtpR family tRNA-binding protein translates to MIFAYNKEQVGDVLMVISQETTTMKRQVERRGKVARVFAEENGKTLAWNIFDASSLVTLTGNGQVFLTDEDVATLNDELAKEGFSERLEPTAGPVFVVGQIVEMVAHPDSDHLNICQVAIGENQTVQIVAGAPNAALGLKTIVALPGAMMPSGSLIFPGKLRGEESYGMMCSPRELALPNAPQKRGIIELDESAVVGEAFDPAKHWKG, encoded by the coding sequence ATGATTTTTGCATACAATAAAGAGCAAGTTGGCGACGTGTTGATGGTAATCTCACAAGAGACAACAACTATGAAACGTCAAGTGGAACGTAGAGGGAAAGTGGCTCGTGTTTTTGCAGAGGAAAACGGCAAAACCCTTGCTTGGAATATCTTTGACGCGTCGAGTTTAGTTACCCTTACTGGTAATGGGCAAGTCTTTTTAACTGATGAAGATGTGGCTACTTTAAATGATGAATTGGCTAAAGAAGGATTTTCAGAAAGACTTGAACCGACTGCGGGACCTGTTTTTGTCGTTGGTCAAATCGTTGAGATGGTGGCTCATCCAGATAGCGACCATTTGAATATTTGCCAAGTGGCTATTGGTGAGAATCAAACGGTTCAAATCGTAGCGGGCGCACCAAATGCTGCACTTGGTTTAAAAACGATTGTTGCCCTACCAGGTGCTATGATGCCAAGTGGGAGTTTGATTTTCCCAGGGAAACTGCGCGGCGAAGAAAGTTATGGCATGATGTGCTCTCCTCGTGAGTTGGCCTTGCCAAATGCACCACAAAAACGTGGCATTATTGAACTTGATGAGTCAGCTGTAGTAGGGGAAGCTTTTGACCCAGCTAAACATTGGAAAGGTTAA